In Torulaspora globosa chromosome 1, complete sequence, a genomic segment contains:
- the MSW1 gene encoding tryptophan--tRNA ligase MSW1 (ancestral locus Anc_5.633), with translation MLQRRVYVLRRYASTVQRIENKVRSQDVPKDATIFSMIQPTGRFHLGNYLGAARVWRDLCDIKQDGQRLLFGVADLHAITISKPQVEQFRQLRMEAIASILSCGIDPSKASVMHQSSIPQHSQLHWLLSTFANMGYLNRMTQWKAKSNIRDSDSDSASLGKVKLGLFSYPVLQAADILIYKSTHVPVGDDQSQHLELTRHLAEQFNNFYNTTVFPIPTTILAPTKKILSLTCTAKKMSKSDSNQDSVIYLNDEPETIGRKVRKAVTDSTTDRFHYDPVNRPGVSNLINIVSGVLRSPVEDIERDIQRFNNFQDLKSYVTEVIVEELREPRTLFKRYMSEPGYLEKVVGKGTEEAAAIAEKNIKEVMEVMGL, from the coding sequence ATGCTACAGAGAAGGGTTTACGTTCTCCGGCGATATGCTAGCACTGTCCAAAGGATAGAGAACAAAGTGCGGTCGCAGGATGTACCAAAAGATGCCACTATATTCAGTATGATCCAGCCAACAGGCAGGTTCCATCTAGGCAATTATTTGGGTGCTGCAAGAGTATGGAGAGACTTGTGTGATATAAAGCAAGATGGGCAGAGACTGTTGTTTGGAGTTGCTGACTTGCATGCCATTACGATTTCAAAGCCCCAGGTTGAACAATTTCGACAATTGAGAATGGAGGCGATTGCCAGTATATTGTCCTGTGGAATAGATCCTTCCAAGGCGTCTGTGATGCACCAGTCGAGTATACCTCAGCATTCGCAGCTTCACTGGCTGCTCTCGACGTTTGCTAACATGGGATACCTAAACAGAATGACCCAATGGAAGGCCAAATCGAACATTAGAGATTCGGATTCAGACTCTGCGTCATTGGGCAAAGTTAAACTAGGATTGTTTTCTTATCCTGTTTTGCAGGCGGCTGATATCCTCATCTACAAGTCCACACATGTCCCAGTTGGTGACGATCAGAGCCAGCATCTGGAGTTGACAAGACATCTAGCtgagcagttcaacaaTTTCTACAATACTACAGTTTTTCCGATACCCACGACGATACTGGCACCGACTAAGAAGATTCTTAGCCTAACCTGTactgcaaagaaaatgTCAAAGAGCGACAGCAATCAGGACTCTGTCATATATCTCAATGACGAACCAGAAACTATCGGCAGGAAAGTAAGAAAAGCCGTCACTGACAGCACGACTGATCGTTTCCATTACGACCCTGTGAATAGACCTGGGGTATCGAATTTAATTAACATCGTAAGCGGCGTCTTGCGAAGCCCAGTTGAGGACATCGAGAGAGATATACAACGGTTCAAcaattttcaagatctcaaGTCATATGTGACAGAGGTGATCGTCGAGGAATTGAGAGAACCTCGGACACTGTTTAAGCGTTATATGAGTGAACCAGGCTACTTGGAGAAAGTTGTGGGAAAAGGcactgaagaagcagccGCCATAGCAGAAAAAAACATCAAAGAGGTCATGGAAGTCATGGGACTCTAG
- the HIR2 gene encoding Hir2p (ancestral locus Anc_5.634) produces the protein MKLLKYPLGEHNKTVTALASAGSRLVLADERGHVHVWSQQRLAEAAFDGSKIQQLGVDSTFAVRYGPGQVDRSVVFMVGDERELFLGTEHWVARVGSWLQGSDMRWETVFECGSACTITDVKLERSGGVLFVLTSGPNGVNLFDSRSLRLLGRIALDSEVKPITGIVDPVGQIFTVLASDRSVLVYQYSATGAFKQLQRLAQCVKVDPVRYKISMPPQGDVLPVVNAVKGSGGSSSASILLLDRNDNFQVAATLVAPPANECVALKFSPKVYVKCNAKKGTKSNYNLLATSGSTQNSVVVWNTKRVKPLFGAIQLSQSPIVDMVWSEDGLKLFAISGDNVLYTFAFQPDDLGETLAPGEVELLQRNNKSLPPLADPVIADDSATKVSIKTEGENLWPQQKSDVAKSNGKKSGKKKQPAQVMKKTQGTTMEFSGPSYAVPKDLKIRPKNDAAKGMNGVKKQKKDLDPIDFLDTSLILPLVAFSKVRLATPKVRLSFNYKPAQNQSLTLEVKNGSGNEQKPSIVRLVSKEEEGEKVLFQDLIPKFITICTSGNNFWALCTNDGFLYVYSDTGKRILPPLCLGMSCSFLEACASYLLCLTSIGQLYCWDIEKKKLHFPVNTIFPLLNPSLRYSDDILTRAENITICAVTENGVPLVTLSNGDGYMFDKDLETWLLISDGWWAYGSQYWDMTNTNNLQGSICPGEKRDSLWNSGNGHQLASTVREDKKSIINFVERKTNDELNRKGRIKNLQRFARTILMKEGFENMEEIVTLSHLENRLLVTLRLQENSEFSKTLVIYCIRLSELGYTDRLDDVLSWLYNAGDYEKSMLAGKSRKEHLKDVLIACADQRHVQRITSGYASALGLLDNIL, from the coding sequence ATGAAACTGCTCAAATACCCACTGGGGGAACACAACAAGACCGTCACAGCGCTGGCGAGCGCCGGCTCCAGGCTGGTATTAGCGGATGAGCGAGGTCACGTGCACGTTTGGTCGCAGCAGAGGCTGGCAGAGGCAGCGTTCGATGGGTCCAAGATCCAGCAATTGGGCGTTGATTCGACGTTTGCGGTGCGGTACGGTCCCGGGCAGGTCGACAGATCGGTTGTGTTTATGGTCGGGGACGAGCGAGAGCTGTTTCTTGGCACCGAGCACTGGGTAGCCCGGGTCGGCTCGTGGCTGCAGGGCAGCGATATGAGGTGGGAGACGGTGTTCGAGTGCGGGAGCGCGTGTACGATCACTGACGTGAAGCTGGAGCGCAGCGGCGGGGTGCTTTTCGTTCTGACAAGCGGTCCGAACGGCGTGAATCTGTTCGACTCGCGTTCGCTCAGGTTGTTGGGTCGAATTGCGCTGGACTCCGAGGTCAAGCCGATCACGGGGATCGTGGACCCTGTGGGCCAGATATTCACGGTGCTGGCGTCCGACAGATCGGTGCTGGTTTACCAGTACAGCGCGACGGGCGCgttcaagcagctgcagaGGCTGGCGCAGTGCGTCAAGGTGGACCCGGTCAGGTACAAGATATCGATGCCGCCGCAGGGAGACGTGCTGCCGGTGGTCAACGCGGTGAAGGGGAGCGGCGGGTCGTCGTCGGCGTCGATTCTTCTGCTCGACCGGAACGATAACTTTCAGGTGGCGGCGACACTGGTGGCGCCGCCTGCCAACGAATGCGTGGCTCTCAAGTTCTCGCCGAAGGTGTACGTCAAGTGCAACGCCAAGAAGGGGACCAAGAGCAACTACAACCTGCTGGCGACGTCGGGGTCGACGCAGAACTCTGTGGTCGTGTGGAACACGAAACGTGTGAAGCCGCTGTTTGGAGCCATTCAGCTCTCTCAGTCTCCGATTGTCGATATGGTGTGGTCTGAGGACGGGCTCAAGCTGTTTGCGATTTCCGGCGACAACGTGTTGTACACGTTCGCCTTCCAACCAGACGATCTGGGCGAGACTCTGGCGCCGGGCGAGGTTGAGCTTTTGCAGAGGAACAACAAAAGCCTCCCTCCATTGGCAGATCCGGTGATCGCGGACGATTCAGCCACTAAGGTGTCGATCAAGACCGAAGGCGAGAACCTCTGGCCGCAACAAAAGTCGGATGTCGCCAAAAGTAATGGTAAAAAGAGcggaaagaagaagcagcctGCGCAGGTTATGAAGAAAACACAGGGAACAACGATGGAATTCAGCGGTCCGTCGTATGCAGTACCGAAGGATCTCAAAATAAGACCGAAGAACGACGCAGCGAAAGGAATGAACGGTGTGAAAAAGCAGAAAAAAGACTTAGATCCAATTGACTTTCTCGATACTAGTTTGATTCTGCCGTTGGTGGCCTTTTCTAAAGTCAGATTGGCAACACCCAAGGTAAGGCTCTCTTTCAATTACAAGCCGGCTCAGAACCAAAGCTTAACACTAGAAGTCAAGAACGGGTCAGGCAACGAACAAAAACCTTCGATTGTTAGACTGGTTTcgaaagaggaagagggAGAGAAGGTCCTATTTCAGGACCTTATACCCAAGTTCATCACGATATGCACATCGGGCAATAATTTTTGGGCGCTATGTACCAATGATGGCTTCCTGTACGTGTATTCGGACACAGGTAAGAGAATTCTGCCGCCTTTGTGTCTTGGAATGTCCTGCAGTTTCCTGGAAGCCTGCGCATCATACCTCTTGTGTCTGACCAGTATAGGGCAGCTCTACTGCTGGGAtattgagaagaaaaagcttCATTTCCCGGTAAATACGATATTTCCTTTGTTGAATCCATCGCTACGTTACTCAGACGACATTTTAACCAGAGCTGAAAACATCACCATATGTGCGGTCACAGAAAATGGAGTACCACTAGTCACTCTCAGTAATGGCGATGGATACATGTTTGACAAAGATTTGGAGACCTGGCTTCTAATCAGCGACGGTTGGTGGGCCTATGGGTCCCAATACTGGGATATGACCAATACAAACAACCTTCAAGGATCCATATGTCCTGGAGAGAAACGAGATAGTCTGTGGAATTCCGGAAACGGTCACCAGCTGGCTTCAACAGTGAGAGAAGACAAGAAGAGCATTATCAATTTCGTTGAGCGCAAGACGAACGATGAGTTGAACCGTAAGGGAAGGATAAAAAACCTACAAAGGTTCGCAAGAACCATTTTAATGAAGGAGGGTTTTGAGAACATGGAAGAAATCGTAACATTGTCCCATCTCGAGAATAGATTACTCGTTACTTTGAGACTGCAGGAAAATAGCGAGTTTTCAAAAACGCTAGTAATATACTGCATTAGACTCAGTGAACTTGGGTACACAGATCGTCTGGACGACGTTTTGTCATGGCTCTACAATGCTGGTGACTACGAAAAATCTATGTTGGCTGGCAAATCCAGAAAAGAGCACTTAAAGGATGTACTGATAGCGTGTGCTGATCAAAGGCATGTACAGAGGATAACCAGTGGCTATGCCAGTGCTCTAGGTCTCCTGGATAATATACTTTAA
- the CKB2 gene encoding casein kinase 2 regulatory subunit CKB2 (ancestral locus Anc_5.635) — protein sequence MANKAGDGATAEAAAAQRNEGQDVDDAMGGVTDSSEYVEMWIDLFLGRKGHEYFCDVDPEYITDRFNLINLQKTVSKFTQVVQYIVDELDEFVLEGMSQSRLEQLESDARKFYGLIHARYIITVKGLSKMLTKYKSADFGRCPRVYCNFQPLLPVGLHDVPGIDCVKLYCASCEDLYIPKSSRHSSIDGAYFGTSFPGMFLQAFPEMVPEHPVKRYVPKIFGFELHRQAQLARWQELQRRKLAARLGALPRGGYRK from the coding sequence ATGGCCAATAAAGCGGGAGATGGCGCAACAGCAGAGGCGGCAGCAGCGCAGCGCAACGAGGGCCAGGATGTGGATGATGCAATGGGAGGAGTTACGGATTCTTCGGAGTACGTGGAGATGTGGATTGATCTGTTTCTGGGGCGCAAGGGACACGAGTATTTCTGCGACGTGGACCCGGAGTACATCACGGACCGGTTCAACCTGATCAACTTGCAGAAGACGGTGTCGAAGTTCACGCAGGTGGTGCAGTACATCGTCGACGAGCTGGACGAGTTTGTGCTGGAGGGGATGTCGCAGTCGCGGCTGGAGCAGCTCGAGAGCGACGCCCGCAAGTTCTACGGGCTGATCCACGCGCGGTACATCATCACGGTGAAGGGCCTGTCCAAGATGCTGACCAAGTACAAGAGCGCGGACTTTGGGCGGTGTCCCCGCGTGTACTGCAACTTCCAGCCGCTGCTTCCGGTCGGGCTGCACGACGTGCCGGGCATCGACTGCGTGAAGCTGTACTGTGCGTCGTGCGAGGACCTCTACATCCCCAAGTCGTCCAGACACAGCAGCATCGACGGGGCGTACTTCGGCACCAGCTTCCCGGGCATGTTCCTGCAGGCGTTCCCAGAGATGGTGCCCGAACACCCGGTCAAGAGATACGTCCCGAAGATCTTCGGCTTCGAGCTGCACAGGCAGGCGCAGCTGGCCCGCTGGCAGGAGCTGCAGCGGCGCAAACTCGCCGCCCGGCTCGGTGCTCTCCCCAGAGGTGGCTACAGAAAATAG